From a single Leishmania donovani BPK282A1 complete genome, chromosome 17 genomic region:
- a CDS encoding myo-inositol-1(or 4)-monophosphatase 1, putative, whose product MTQTALTEDELDDALGLAIRAANTAAFIINSAIDDRTNNIEAQIRNNPNDLVTQYEKQCKEEVLNILRVGTPSYAILSDDVHSEAVLDDGPTWIVGPIDGTVSFEHGLFDFCVSIALALRKEPILGVVCAPRLQEVFTAVKNRGAFSNGQRIHVSLVDSLKQSVVLLHESCTRSDAAVRSVTAMQAELAKHPVQGLRCNGSAALDMCLVAAGRAELFWEAGVNPWNVAAGVIIVREAGGVVHDVESTDAFDFTRRGVCCGCSLDVTKHGVELSLKHNYRSSVLNTSS is encoded by the coding sequence ATGACGCAGACCGCACTCACGGAGGACGAGCTGGATGATGCTCTTGGCCTTGCCATCCGTGCCGCCAACACGGCCGCCTTCATCATCAACAGCGCTATCGACGACAGGACAAACAACATCGAGGCGCAGATCAGAAACAACCCGAACGATCTCGTGACGCAGTACGAAAAGCAGtgcaaggaggaggtgctgaacaTCCTACGCGTGGGCACTCCTTCGTATGCTATTCTGAGCGACGACGTGCacagcgaggcggtgctcgaTGACGGCCCCACGTGGATTGTTGGCCCGATCGACGGCACCGTCAGCTTCGAGCACGGCCTCTTCGACTTCTGCGTCTCCATCGCGTTAGCCCTTCGCAAGGAACCTATACTGGGTGTCGTGTGCGCGCCACGCCTGCAGGAGGTCTTCACCGCCGTCAAGAACCGCGGCGCCTTCAGCAACGGCCAGCGCATTCACGTCTCGCTGGTCGATTCGTTGAAGCAGagcgtggtgctgctgcacgaaagctgcacccgcagcgacgcagccgtgAGAAGCGTGACGGCGatgcaggcggagctggcaAAGCACCCCGTGCAGGGGCTGCGGTGCAACGGGTCTGCAGCGCTGGATATGTGCCTTGTCGCGGCTGGGCGAGCGGAGCTGTTTTGGGAAGCCGGCGTGAACCCGTGGAATGTGGCGGCAGGCGTGATCATCGTGCGTGAGGCAGGCGGTGTTGTGCATGATGTCGAAAGCACCGACGCTTTCGACTTCACTCGCCGCGGCGTGTGCTGCGGGTGCTCTCTGGATGTGACCAAGCATGGCGTCGAGCTGAGCCTCAAACACAACTACCGTAGCTCGGTGTTGAACACGTCATCTTGA
- a CDS encoding otubain, putative: protein MDEGLPIDASEAQLEAIRREVAHYPLLSLSLPLNKESMIVKEMEHDDAYLAQTLSLFGASPVSTKQYDFDSIRYSRRDGNCFYRCAGFRLCELIVEHPDRAAEYVALLKSREESLSRLFGLFVFDFTDALAEILQGVADKTITSVAQVYNRFISDDGAYVLAALRYLISAYLQEHEEEYEPFVSGLGYGTVRDYCNAEVELVDHESDNVQLAAFAKAFNVCIKVYALDRNAGNNITEYSFNGEDNDAGDRLVVGLLYMPGHYNLLGRGPG, encoded by the coding sequence ATGGATGAGGGACTGCCAATCGACGCGAGCGAGGCACAGCTCGAAGCTATCCggagggaggtggcgcaCTACCCGTTACtgtcgctctcgctgccgctcaaCAAGGAGTCGATGATTGTGAAGGAGATGGAGCACGACGACGCCTACCTTGCCCAAACGCTGTCGCTCTTTGGGGCCTCACCGGTTTCCACAAAGCAGTACGACTTCGACAGCATACGCTACtcgcgccgcgacggcaacTGCTTCtaccgctgcgccggctttCGCCTGTGCGAGCTCATCGTCGAACACCCGGATAGGGCGGCGGAGTatgtggcgctgctcaaATCGCGAGAGGAGAGCCTCTCCAGGTTGTTCGGCCTCTTCGTGTTCGATTTCACGGATGCCTTGGCGGAGATCCTGCAGGGTGTGGCAGACAAGACGATCACTTCCGTCGCACAAGTCTACAATCGCTTCATctccgacgacggcgcctaCGTTCTGGCGGCGCTACGCTACTTGATCTCCGCTTACCTGCAAGAGCACGAGGAGGAGTACGAGCCTTTCGTCAGCGGACTTGGCTACGGCACGGTGCGCGACTACTGCAAcgccgaggtggagctgGTGGATCACGAGAGCGACAATGTGCAGCTGGCCGCCTTTGCAAAGGCCTTCAACGTCTGCATCAAGGTCTACGCGCTGGACCGAAATGCAGGTAACAATATCACCGAGTACTCCTTCAACGGCGAGGACAACGACGCTGGAGACCGACTGGTGGTGGGCCTGCTTTACATGCCCGGCCACTACAACCTTCTCGGGCGGGGACCCGGGTga
- a CDS encoding zinc-finger protein ZPR1, putative, giving the protein MSEKEHDETPVTTEGPAAAHEGSKTDLNGKERRTNYIKTDLGELNMIESMCPKCQEMGTTRLMITSVPHFKEIIVSSFECQRCGEVNNEVAFGGTFGPKRVRYELQVHSKQDLDRQVVKSEFATIAIPELELEIPPESQKGNLNTVEGILEQTYSGLQLQQPLRKIQHPDLYEKIEAFCAKLESFRSGDVPFTLTLDDPAGNSYIEPIHDYYHPTLDPQLTKYEKERTEIDRQLLGIAIDYNTERTKEEEKDVEEGQFSDVTQILCDCPACRRPGHLMMHECDIPYFKQTIIMAFKCEYCGYKSNEIKAGGEINPKGLRLTLHVKSEADLKRDVLKSDTATLIIPEVRLELAPGTLGGFFSTVEGTITQVRDQLMNLPQAAFAAGDSADDNSKTMLEFVKELDELLALREEFTFILDDPLGNVYIQNPCSHLPPPDDVDPKLEREEYTRTEEQDEELGIRSMRHNEEQANIEKSEDEADHEAEEKDGAAAEEQETEQ; this is encoded by the coding sequence ATGTCAGAAAAGGAACACGATGAAACGCCTGTGACTACCGAGgggccggctgcagcgcacgagGGCAGCAAAACGGACCTGAATGGGAAGGAGAGGCGCACAAACTACATCAAGACGGACCTAGGCGAGCTGAACATGATTGAGTCCATGTGCCCCAAGTGCCAGGAGATGGGCACGACGCGCCTTATGATCACGAGTGTTCCTCACTTCAAGGAGATCATCGTCAGCAGCTTCGAGTGCCAGCGCTGTGGTGAGGTCAATAACGAGGTCGCGTTTGGAGGCACTTTTGGCCCCAAGAGGGTACGCTACGAGTTGCAGGTGCATAGCAAGCAGGATCTGGACCGGCAGGTGGTCAAGTCGGAGTTCGCCACCATCGCAATCCCTGAGCTAGAGCTGGAGATTCCGCCGGAGTCGCAGAAGGGAAACCTGAATACCGTCGAGGGCATCTTGGAGCAGACATACAGCGGCCTTCAActtcagcagccgctgcgcaagATTCAGCACCCAGATCTGTACGAGAAGATCGAGGCTTTTTGCGCGAAGTTGGAGTCCTTTCGGAGCGGTGATGTCCCCTTTACCCTCACTCTCGACGACCCAGCAGGGAATAGCTACATTGAACCCATCCACGACTACTACCACCCAACTCTCGACCCTCAGCTCACCAAGTACGAAAAGGAGCGCACCGAGATCGAccgccagctgctcggcatcgCCATCGACTACAACACGGAGCggacgaaggaggaggagaaggacgtggaggagggccAGTTCAGCGACGTGACGCAGATCCTGTGCGACTGCCCTGCTTGCCGCAGGCCTGGGCATCTCATGATGCACGAATGTGATATTCCGTACTTCAAGCAGACAATTATTATGGCCTTCAAGTGCGAGTACTGCGGCTACAAGAGCAACGAGATCAAGGCGGGTGGCGAAATCAACCCGAAGGGGCTGCGGCTCACTCTGCACGTCAAGTCGGAGGCGGACCTCAAGCGTGACGTGCTCAAGTCCGATACGGCCACGCTGATCATCCCGGAGGTGCGTCTTGAGCTGGCGCCTGGCACCTTGGGCGGCTTCTTTTCCACTGTCGAGGGCACCATCACTCAGGTGCGCGACCAGCTCATGAATCTACCTCAGGCTGCCTTCGCCGCTGGCGACTCCGCCGATGACAACTCGAAGACGATGCTCGAGTTCGTGAAGGAGCTAGACGAGCTGCTGGCTCTCAGGGAGGAGTTTACCTTCATCCTCGACGACCCCCTTGGTAATGTATACATCCAGAACCCTTGCTCACACCTGCCTCCGCCAGACGACGTGGACCCGAAgctggagagagaggagtaCACCCgcacggaggagcaggacgAAGAGCTCGGTATTCGTTCTATGCGCCACAACGAGGAGCAGGCCAACATTGAGAAGTCGGAGGATGAGGCGGACCACGAGGCTGAAGAAAaggacggtgccgccgctgaggagCAGGAGACCGAACAGTGA